The sequence below is a genomic window from Pseudomonas cremoricolorata.
GCCGTGGGCAAATACTGGATATGCAAACGTGCCCCGGCGATGATCAACGAAGCCGCCGAATGCCTGGGCGGCGCGGGCTATATCGAAGACAGCATCCTGCCGCGGCTGTACCGCGAAGCGCCGGTCAATTCCATCTGGGAGGGCTCGGGCAACGTGCAGTGCCTGGATGTGTTGCGCGCCCTGGACAGGGAAGACGGTGTACGCGAGGCGCTGTTCGACGAGCTGGGTGACGGGCACGGCGACCGCCGCTTGGCCGTCCACATCCAGCGTCTGCGCCAGGCGCTGGATGATCCCGCCGAGCTGCCTTCCCGTGCCCGGCAACTGAGCGAAGACATTGCCTTGGCGGTGCAGGCCAGGCTGTTGTTCGAAGGCGGCCCCAGTCACCTCAGCGAAGCGTTCATCGGCAGCCGCCTCGACGCTGGCGGGCGGCTCTACGGCACGCTGCCGCGCGGCACCGACGTCGCTGCCCTGGTGGCGCGGGCGACACCGCCCTGGCCGCTCTGACCAGCAGGCACTGGGGGTGTATTTCCCGGCGAACCGAGGCAAGATGAGTGCCCTGCATGTCCAGACAGGATGCCCCGCGTGAGCCAAGCGTTTGAAGTCGTAGATACCCCCGAACAGGCCGTCGACCGTCTGGCGGCCCTGCATGAACAGGCCACCGGCGCCCTCAGCGCAGCGCTGAAGCGCTACCTCAAGGACCGTTCCGAACCTAGCCCCAGCGAACGCGCGCTGTACCGCTACCCGGCCCTGCGCCTGACCTACTACAGCCAGGGCGAAGTCGCCGCCACTACCCGGGCCTATGCCAAGGTTCAGGTGGCTGGCACCTACAGCGTCACCGTGACCCAGCCCGAAGCCTTCCGTGGCTACCTGCTCGACCAGTTGCGCCCCTTGATGAACGACTACACGGTGACCGTGGAAGTCGGCATGAGCGAACAGAGTATTCCCTACCCCTATGTGGTCGACCAAGGCGATGAACTGGCCGGCAGCGGCATCACCGCAGCGGCACTGGCGCGGGTCTTCCCCAGTACCGACCTGTCGGCGGCCACCGATGACATCGCCGACGGCCTGTGGGACTGGGGCAACGCCGAGGCCCTGCCGCTGGCGCTGTTCGACGCCGCGCGTGTGGATTTCTCGCTGCGCCGTCTGGTGCACTACACCGGCAGCGACTGGCGCCACGTGCAGCCGTGGATCCTGCTGACCAACTACCACCGTTATGTCGACCAGTTCATCGCCCACGGCCTCGAGCAACTGCGCCACGACCCGCGTTTCGTGCGCATGGTGCTGCCCGGCAACGTGGTGATCGACAACACCATGGCCGAGGAAGAGGTCCAGGGGCTGGTGGCCAGCGTGGTCTGGCACCGCTACCAGATGCCGGCCTACCACCTGATTGCTGCCGATGGCGATGGCATCACCTTGGTCAACATCGGCGTCGGCCCGTCCAACGCCAAGAACATCACCGACCACCTCGCCGTGTTGCGTCCGCACTGCTGGCTGATGATCGGCCACTGCGGCGGCCTGCGCCAATCGCAGACCATCGGCGACTACGTGCTGGCCCACGCCTACATGCGCCGTGACGGCATTCTCGACCGCGTGGTGCCGCCGAATATTCCCATCCCGGCGCTGGCCGAGGTGCAGATGGCGTTGCAGGAGGCGGCGGCGCAGATCACCGGCGAGCGTGGCGATGAACTGAAAAAGCGCCTGCGTACCGGCACCGTGCTGACCTACGACGACCGCAACTGGGAGCTGCGCTGGGCCCAGGAACGGCCGCTGATCAACCTCTCGCGCGCCGTGGCGGTGGACATGGAAAGCGGCACCATCGCCGCCCAGGGCTATCGCCTGCGGGTGCCTTACGGCACCTTGCTGTGC
It includes:
- the amn gene encoding AMP nucleosidase, which produces MPRVSQAFEVVDTPEQAVDRLAALHEQATGALSAALKRYLKDRSEPSPSERALYRYPALRLTYYSQGEVAATTRAYAKVQVAGTYSVTVTQPEAFRGYLLDQLRPLMNDYTVTVEVGMSEQSIPYPYVVDQGDELAGSGITAAALARVFPSTDLSAATDDIADGLWDWGNAEALPLALFDAARVDFSLRRLVHYTGSDWRHVQPWILLTNYHRYVDQFIAHGLEQLRHDPRFVRMVLPGNVVIDNTMAEEEVQGLVASVVWHRYQMPAYHLIAADGDGITLVNIGVGPSNAKNITDHLAVLRPHCWLMIGHCGGLRQSQTIGDYVLAHAYMRRDGILDRVVPPNIPIPALAEVQMALQEAAAQITGERGDELKKRLRTGTVLTYDDRNWELRWAQERPLINLSRAVAVDMESGTIAAQGYRLRVPYGTLLCVSDKPLHSEIKLPGSANAFYNRAVSQHLKIGIAALDLLRTELNSLHSRKLRSFDEPPFR